A part of Saccopteryx bilineata isolate mSacBil1 chromosome 10, mSacBil1_pri_phased_curated, whole genome shotgun sequence genomic DNA contains:
- the NR2C2 gene encoding nuclear receptor subfamily 2 group C member 2 isoform X1: MATNMEGLVQHRVGTQQVAEVPRTQTSRPESPGMTSPSPRIQIISTDSAVASPQRIQIVTDQQTGQKIQIVTAVDTSGSPKQQFILTSPDGAGTGKVILASPETPSAKQLIFTTSDNLVPGRIQIVTDSASVERLLGKADVQRPQVVEYCVVCGDKASGRHYGAVSCEGCKGFFKRSVRKNLTYSCRSNQDCIINKHHRNRCQFCRLKKCLEMGMKMESVQSERKPFDVQREKPSNCAASTEKIYIRKDLRSPLIATPTFVADKDGARQTGLLDPGMLVNIQQPLIREDGTVLLATDCKAETSQGALGTLANVVTSLANLSESLNNGDTSEMQPEDQSASEITRAFDTLAKALNTTDSSSPPSLADGIDTSGGGSIHVISRDQSTPIIEVEGPLLSDTHVTFKLTMPSPMPEYLNVHYICESASRLLFLSMHWARSIPAFQALGQDCNTSLVRACWNELFTLGLAQCAQVMSLSTILAAIVNHLQNSIQEDKLSGDRIKQVMEHIWKLQEFCNSMAKLDIDGYEYAYLKAIVLFSPDHPGLTGTSQIEKFQEKAQMELQDYVQKTYSEDTYRLARILVRLPALRLMSSNITEELFFTGLIGNVSIDSIIPYILKMETAEYNGQITGASL, from the exons ATTGTGACAGACCAGCAGACAGGACAGAAGATTCAGATAGTCACCGCAGTGGACACCTCTGGATCCCCCAAGCAGCAGTTCATCTTGACCAGCCCAGATGGAGCTGGAACTGGGAAGGTGATCCTGGCGTCACCAGAGACACCCAGTGCCAAGCAGCTCATATTCACCACCTCGGACAACCTCGTCCCTGGCAGGATCCAG ATCGTCACAGACTCTGCTTCTGTGGAGCGTTTGCTGGGGAAGGCTGATGTCCAGCGACCCCAGGTGGTAGAGTACTGTGTGGTCTGTGGTGACAAAGCCTCTG GTCGTCACTATGGGGCCGTCAGTTGTGAAGGGTGCAAAGGTTTCTTCAAAAGGAGCGTAAGGAAAAATTTGACCTACAGCTGCCGGAGCAACCAAGACTGCATCATCAATAAGCACCACCGGAATCGCTGTCAGTTTTGCCGGCTGAAAAAGTGCTTAGAGATGGGCATGAAAATGGAAT CTGTACAGAGTGAACGGAAGCCCTTTGATGTACAACGGGAGAAACCAAGCAATTGTGCTGCTTCAACTGAGAAAATCTATATCCGCAAGGACCTGAGAAGTCCTCTGATTGCCACTCCCACATTTGTGGCAGATAAAGATGGAGCAAG ACAAACAGGTCTTCTTGATCCAGGGATGCTTGTGAACATCCAGCAACCTTTGATACGTGAGGATGGTACTGTGCTCCTGGCCACAGATTGCAAG GCTGAAACAAGCCAGGGAGCTCTGGGTACACTGGCAAATGTAGTAACCTCTCTTGCCAACCTAAGTGAATCCCTTAACAATGGTGACACTTCAGAAATGCAGCCGGAGGACCAGTCTGCAAGTGAGATTACTCG GGCATTTGATACCTTAGCTAAAGCACTTAATACCACAGACAGCTCCTCACCTCCAAGCCTGGCAGATGGGATAGACACTAGTGGAGGAGGAAGCATCCATGTCATCAGCAGAGACCAGTCCACCCCCATCATTGAAGTTGAAGGCCCCCTCCTTTCAGACACTCACGTCACATTTAAG CTAACGATGCCCAGCCCAATGCCAGAGTACCTCAACGTGCACTACATCTGTGAGTCTGCATCCCGCCTGCTCTTCCTCTCCATGCACTGGGCCAGGTCAATCCCAGCTTTTCAGGCACTTGG GCAGGACTGCAACACCAGTCTGGTGCGGGCCTGCTGGAATGAGCTCTTCACCCTTGGCTTGGCCCAGTGTGCCCAGGTCATGAGTCTCTCCACTATCCTGGCAGCCATCGTCAACCACCTACAGAACAGCATCCAGGAAG ATAAACTTTCTGGCGACCGGATAAAGCAAGTCATGGAGCACATCTGGAAACTTCAGGAGTTCTGTAACAGCATGGCGAAGCTGGATATAGACGGCTATGAGTATGCATACCTTAAAGCTATAGTTCTCTTTAGCCCCG atCATCCAGGTTTGACCGGCACAAGCCAGATTGAAAAATTCCAAGAAAAGGCTCAGATGGAGTTGCAGGACTATGTTCAGAAAACCTACTCGGAAGACACCTACCG ATTGGCCCGGATTCTCGTCCGCCTGCCGGCACTCAGGCTGATGAGCTCCAACATAACAGAAGAACTTTTTTTTACTGGTCTCATTGGCAATGTTTCGATAGACAGCATAATCCCCTACATCCTCAAGATGGAGACGGCAGAGTACAATGGCCAGATCACCGGAGCCAGTCTATAG
- the NR2C2 gene encoding nuclear receptor subfamily 2 group C member 2 isoform X2: protein MTSPSPRIQIISTDSAVASPQRIQIVTDQQTGQKIQIVTAVDTSGSPKQQFILTSPDGAGTGKVILASPETPSAKQLIFTTSDNLVPGRIQIVTDSASVERLLGKADVQRPQVVEYCVVCGDKASGRHYGAVSCEGCKGFFKRSVRKNLTYSCRSNQDCIINKHHRNRCQFCRLKKCLEMGMKMESVQSERKPFDVQREKPSNCAASTEKIYIRKDLRSPLIATPTFVADKDGARQTGLLDPGMLVNIQQPLIREDGTVLLATDCKAETSQGALGTLANVVTSLANLSESLNNGDTSEMQPEDQSASEITRAFDTLAKALNTTDSSSPPSLADGIDTSGGGSIHVISRDQSTPIIEVEGPLLSDTHVTFKLTMPSPMPEYLNVHYICESASRLLFLSMHWARSIPAFQALGQDCNTSLVRACWNELFTLGLAQCAQVMSLSTILAAIVNHLQNSIQEDKLSGDRIKQVMEHIWKLQEFCNSMAKLDIDGYEYAYLKAIVLFSPDHPGLTGTSQIEKFQEKAQMELQDYVQKTYSEDTYRLARILVRLPALRLMSSNITEELFFTGLIGNVSIDSIIPYILKMETAEYNGQITGASL from the exons ATTGTGACAGACCAGCAGACAGGACAGAAGATTCAGATAGTCACCGCAGTGGACACCTCTGGATCCCCCAAGCAGCAGTTCATCTTGACCAGCCCAGATGGAGCTGGAACTGGGAAGGTGATCCTGGCGTCACCAGAGACACCCAGTGCCAAGCAGCTCATATTCACCACCTCGGACAACCTCGTCCCTGGCAGGATCCAG ATCGTCACAGACTCTGCTTCTGTGGAGCGTTTGCTGGGGAAGGCTGATGTCCAGCGACCCCAGGTGGTAGAGTACTGTGTGGTCTGTGGTGACAAAGCCTCTG GTCGTCACTATGGGGCCGTCAGTTGTGAAGGGTGCAAAGGTTTCTTCAAAAGGAGCGTAAGGAAAAATTTGACCTACAGCTGCCGGAGCAACCAAGACTGCATCATCAATAAGCACCACCGGAATCGCTGTCAGTTTTGCCGGCTGAAAAAGTGCTTAGAGATGGGCATGAAAATGGAAT CTGTACAGAGTGAACGGAAGCCCTTTGATGTACAACGGGAGAAACCAAGCAATTGTGCTGCTTCAACTGAGAAAATCTATATCCGCAAGGACCTGAGAAGTCCTCTGATTGCCACTCCCACATTTGTGGCAGATAAAGATGGAGCAAG ACAAACAGGTCTTCTTGATCCAGGGATGCTTGTGAACATCCAGCAACCTTTGATACGTGAGGATGGTACTGTGCTCCTGGCCACAGATTGCAAG GCTGAAACAAGCCAGGGAGCTCTGGGTACACTGGCAAATGTAGTAACCTCTCTTGCCAACCTAAGTGAATCCCTTAACAATGGTGACACTTCAGAAATGCAGCCGGAGGACCAGTCTGCAAGTGAGATTACTCG GGCATTTGATACCTTAGCTAAAGCACTTAATACCACAGACAGCTCCTCACCTCCAAGCCTGGCAGATGGGATAGACACTAGTGGAGGAGGAAGCATCCATGTCATCAGCAGAGACCAGTCCACCCCCATCATTGAAGTTGAAGGCCCCCTCCTTTCAGACACTCACGTCACATTTAAG CTAACGATGCCCAGCCCAATGCCAGAGTACCTCAACGTGCACTACATCTGTGAGTCTGCATCCCGCCTGCTCTTCCTCTCCATGCACTGGGCCAGGTCAATCCCAGCTTTTCAGGCACTTGG GCAGGACTGCAACACCAGTCTGGTGCGGGCCTGCTGGAATGAGCTCTTCACCCTTGGCTTGGCCCAGTGTGCCCAGGTCATGAGTCTCTCCACTATCCTGGCAGCCATCGTCAACCACCTACAGAACAGCATCCAGGAAG ATAAACTTTCTGGCGACCGGATAAAGCAAGTCATGGAGCACATCTGGAAACTTCAGGAGTTCTGTAACAGCATGGCGAAGCTGGATATAGACGGCTATGAGTATGCATACCTTAAAGCTATAGTTCTCTTTAGCCCCG atCATCCAGGTTTGACCGGCACAAGCCAGATTGAAAAATTCCAAGAAAAGGCTCAGATGGAGTTGCAGGACTATGTTCAGAAAACCTACTCGGAAGACACCTACCG ATTGGCCCGGATTCTCGTCCGCCTGCCGGCACTCAGGCTGATGAGCTCCAACATAACAGAAGAACTTTTTTTTACTGGTCTCATTGGCAATGTTTCGATAGACAGCATAATCCCCTACATCCTCAAGATGGAGACGGCAGAGTACAATGGCCAGATCACCGGAGCCAGTCTATAG
- the NR2C2 gene encoding nuclear receptor subfamily 2 group C member 2 isoform X3 codes for MATNMEGLVQHRVGTQQVAEVPRTQTSRPESPGMTSPSPRIQIISTDSAVASPQRIQIVTDQQTGQKIQIVTAVDTSGSPKQQFILTSPDGAGTGKVILASPETPSAKQLIFTTSDNLVPGRIQIVTDSASVERLLGKADVQRPQVVEYCVVCGDKASAVQSERKPFDVQREKPSNCAASTEKIYIRKDLRSPLIATPTFVADKDGARQTGLLDPGMLVNIQQPLIREDGTVLLATDCKAETSQGALGTLANVVTSLANLSESLNNGDTSEMQPEDQSASEITRAFDTLAKALNTTDSSSPPSLADGIDTSGGGSIHVISRDQSTPIIEVEGPLLSDTHVTFKLTMPSPMPEYLNVHYICESASRLLFLSMHWARSIPAFQALGQDCNTSLVRACWNELFTLGLAQCAQVMSLSTILAAIVNHLQNSIQEDKLSGDRIKQVMEHIWKLQEFCNSMAKLDIDGYEYAYLKAIVLFSPDHPGLTGTSQIEKFQEKAQMELQDYVQKTYSEDTYRLARILVRLPALRLMSSNITEELFFTGLIGNVSIDSIIPYILKMETAEYNGQITGASL; via the exons ATTGTGACAGACCAGCAGACAGGACAGAAGATTCAGATAGTCACCGCAGTGGACACCTCTGGATCCCCCAAGCAGCAGTTCATCTTGACCAGCCCAGATGGAGCTGGAACTGGGAAGGTGATCCTGGCGTCACCAGAGACACCCAGTGCCAAGCAGCTCATATTCACCACCTCGGACAACCTCGTCCCTGGCAGGATCCAG ATCGTCACAGACTCTGCTTCTGTGGAGCGTTTGCTGGGGAAGGCTGATGTCCAGCGACCCCAGGTGGTAGAGTACTGTGTGGTCTGTGGTGACAAAGCCTCTG CTGTACAGAGTGAACGGAAGCCCTTTGATGTACAACGGGAGAAACCAAGCAATTGTGCTGCTTCAACTGAGAAAATCTATATCCGCAAGGACCTGAGAAGTCCTCTGATTGCCACTCCCACATTTGTGGCAGATAAAGATGGAGCAAG ACAAACAGGTCTTCTTGATCCAGGGATGCTTGTGAACATCCAGCAACCTTTGATACGTGAGGATGGTACTGTGCTCCTGGCCACAGATTGCAAG GCTGAAACAAGCCAGGGAGCTCTGGGTACACTGGCAAATGTAGTAACCTCTCTTGCCAACCTAAGTGAATCCCTTAACAATGGTGACACTTCAGAAATGCAGCCGGAGGACCAGTCTGCAAGTGAGATTACTCG GGCATTTGATACCTTAGCTAAAGCACTTAATACCACAGACAGCTCCTCACCTCCAAGCCTGGCAGATGGGATAGACACTAGTGGAGGAGGAAGCATCCATGTCATCAGCAGAGACCAGTCCACCCCCATCATTGAAGTTGAAGGCCCCCTCCTTTCAGACACTCACGTCACATTTAAG CTAACGATGCCCAGCCCAATGCCAGAGTACCTCAACGTGCACTACATCTGTGAGTCTGCATCCCGCCTGCTCTTCCTCTCCATGCACTGGGCCAGGTCAATCCCAGCTTTTCAGGCACTTGG GCAGGACTGCAACACCAGTCTGGTGCGGGCCTGCTGGAATGAGCTCTTCACCCTTGGCTTGGCCCAGTGTGCCCAGGTCATGAGTCTCTCCACTATCCTGGCAGCCATCGTCAACCACCTACAGAACAGCATCCAGGAAG ATAAACTTTCTGGCGACCGGATAAAGCAAGTCATGGAGCACATCTGGAAACTTCAGGAGTTCTGTAACAGCATGGCGAAGCTGGATATAGACGGCTATGAGTATGCATACCTTAAAGCTATAGTTCTCTTTAGCCCCG atCATCCAGGTTTGACCGGCACAAGCCAGATTGAAAAATTCCAAGAAAAGGCTCAGATGGAGTTGCAGGACTATGTTCAGAAAACCTACTCGGAAGACACCTACCG ATTGGCCCGGATTCTCGTCCGCCTGCCGGCACTCAGGCTGATGAGCTCCAACATAACAGAAGAACTTTTTTTTACTGGTCTCATTGGCAATGTTTCGATAGACAGCATAATCCCCTACATCCTCAAGATGGAGACGGCAGAGTACAATGGCCAGATCACCGGAGCCAGTCTATAG